The Mycolicibacterium monacense genome contains the following window.
AACGCGAAAGCTACCAGGAGGTGCTGCGCGAGCAGCGACGACTCAAGGCGCTGCGCGCGGACCAGGCACGCGAGGGCTGATTCTCCACCGCAGCGACGGACGGCTCATCGGCCGTGAAGGCGAACAGGAGTCGTCATGGACTGGCAGCACTTCGAGCCGTTCCTGGTGGCCCTGGCCATCGGGTTGCTGCTCGGACTGGAGCGGGAACGCAGTCACAATCTCACTCTGCCCGCCGGCTCACGCTCATTCGCGCTGCTGTCCCTGGCCGGCGCGGTAGCCGCCAGTATCGGCACGTCGGCCGTGGCGGCAGGCTCGATCGGTGTCGCGGTGCTGATGGCGCTCGCATACTTCCGCACCAGCACGGATGATGCCGGCACCACCACCGAGATCGCCGCCCTCGTCGCCTTTCTCCTCGGCGCGCTCGCCTACAACCGGCCGGCCGAGGCGGTCGCTCTCGCCGTGGTGGTCGTGGTGCTGCTGGTGTCGAAGTCCCGCATCCACCGCTTCGCCCGTGAGGTCGTCAGCGAGGTCGAACTCGAGGACGCGATCAAATTCTTCGTCGTGGCATTCGTGATTCTGCCTCTGCTGCCCGACCGGCCGATGGGGCCTTACGGCGTGCTCAACCCGTCGAAGATATGGCTGCTGGTGGTGTTGCTGACGGGTATCGGGTGGGTCGGCTACATCGGCGTTCGCGCGCTCGGCCCACAACGCGGGTTGCTCGTGACGGGTATGGCCGGTGGGTTCGTTTCGGCGAGTGCGACGACCGCGTCGATGGGCCGGCTCAGCAGGACCGAGACGGGGCTGCGCGCCCCACTGGCCAGTGCGCTCGTCGCCAGCCTGGCCACGTTCCTGCAGCTGCTCCTGGTGATCGGCGTGGTCGACATCGATGTGCTCCGCCGCCTGTGGCCTCCGGTGGTGATCGGCGCCCTGGTGCTGGTCGGCGTCGCCGCGTTCGTGTACCGGGGCGCGAACAGGACAGACCACATCACGGCGGACGACGACGAGGCCCCGGCGGAGCCCACAAGCCGACCGTTCGCACTGCGGCCCGCTCTGGTGCTGGCTACAGTGCTGACCCTGGCATTGCTCGTCAGCCGGTGGGCGGCCGACGTGCTGGGCCCCAACGGGCTCGTCCTCGCGGCGTTCGCCGCGGGGCTGGCCGATGCGCACGCCGGCGGGGTCGCGGCCGCCAGCCTGGCCGCCAAGG
Protein-coding sequences here:
- a CDS encoding MgtC/SapB family protein; amino-acid sequence: MDWQHFEPFLVALAIGLLLGLERERSHNLTLPAGSRSFALLSLAGAVAASIGTSAVAAGSIGVAVLMALAYFRTSTDDAGTTTEIAALVAFLLGALAYNRPAEAVALAVVVVVLLVSKSRIHRFAREVVSEVELEDAIKFFVVAFVILPLLPDRPMGPYGVLNPSKIWLLVVLLTGIGWVGYIGVRALGPQRGLLVTGMAGGFVSASATTASMGRLSRTETGLRAPLASALVASLATFLQLLLVIGVVDIDVLRRLWPPVVIGALVLVGVAAFVYRGANRTDHITADDDEAPAEPTSRPFALRPALVLATVLTLALLVSRWAADVLGPNGLVLAAFAAGLADAHAGGVAAASLAAKGDVTVDAALIAIAAALGSNLVVKVLLAFTAGGRRFGLAFLAGMAAPTVAFGVAITLAVTVG